TTAGTTGGTAAGGCAACGGATTTTGTTGCAAACGAGTATAAAGTGCGGTCAGTTTTTGCGATTTTTTTTCATATTGCTGTTGCAAGGCAAATTGAAGACGATGTTGTAATTGTTGGATTTGTTTATGTTGTTGATGTAATTGGGTTAAAGGGTGTTGAGCTTGTAAGCGTAATAATGCTTGTTTAAGTTGTTGATTTTTATATTGAAAAAGGCGATCTATTGCCATTTCTAAGCGTTGTTGTTTATAGAGGAGTTGTTGTTGTAATTCTTTTTGATCACGACTCACTAATTCTGCCGCCGCAGAGGGGGTGGCAGCTCGTACGTCGGCAACAAAATCAGCGATAGTAATATCTGTTTCGTGTCCTACGGCACTGATAATGGGAATAACGGAGCGAAAAATAGCACGAGCAACATTTTCTTGGTTAAAGCAGTTCAAATCTTCCAACGAACCGCCACCTCGTCCGACAATTAACACGTCCACTTCTTGACGTTGGTTGGCTAATTCGATCATTTGGACTATTTCTGCACTGGCTTCATCGCCCTGCACTGCGGTGGGGTAAATGACAACCGCGAGCGTGGGATCTCGGCGTGCAAGAATATGTAAAATATCTTGTAAAGCCGCCCCTGTAAGCGAGGTAATAATCCCTACTTTACGGCTAAAGTGCGGTAAGTTTTTCTTGAGATTTTGGGCAAACAATCCTTCGCTAGCTAATTTCATTTTAAGGGCATCAAATTGCTGTTGTAATAGCCCATCGCCTGCGGGTTGCATACTCTCAATAATCAGTTGGTAATCGCCACGAGGTTCGTATAAACTGACATTTGCTCGTACTAAAACCTGCATACCATTTTGGGGGCGAAAGCTCACTCTGGCGTTTTTCATTCTAAACATAGCGCATCTTACCTGTGCATTTTCATCTTTTAGGGTTAAATACCAATGTCCAGAAACAGGTTGACTAAAGTTTGAAATTTCCCCTGTCAACCAAATGAAGCCTAGTTGTTCAAGTAATAAACGTGCCGCTTGGTTAAGCTGACTAACCGAATAGATGCTATTATTCATTTAATAATACCCAACCATCATCTAACCAATTACAAATGCTATCCAATAATAATGCCAAGGCATTTTCTTTTTCATTTACCTGCGATAATAAATCCTGAATATCCTGCCAATAAATAAGCTCGCCATCGGCTAATCGTTGTAATAGTTGACTTTCTAAAGGATTAAGCTCATCAATCCATTCGCCATTGGCATAAATTCTTAGCGGTTGCTGAGTATAAATTAATTTGCAATTGTTATCTTGACTAAGCCAACCTTGTTGTTGCAAGACGTCCATAATCTCTTCTGGCATACTCACTTCCTCACTCACTAACAGTTCATAACGGCGTGAAGAAACGGTGGTGGCTAAAGCGTGCTGAAAAAGTTGATCAAATTGTGGCGAGTTGCTGAGGGTAGCCAATAATAATTGTTTAATTTGTTGTATATCCTGTGGGGCTAATTCGCCAGTGGTTTGAGGTTGTGGGCTTAGACGTACAGGCAAATGAAAATCCGTTAAGTTAAACTCAGAGTTAGCTTGACAAAGATATTGGCTAATATTTTCCATTAAATCAGCCATATTAGGATAACGCAAGCCAAAGGAAAAGGTTAAACAATCATCTTGAGCCACGCCATAATGTGCCATACGCGAAGGCACATAAAGCACATCACCGGGAGCCATCACTTCATCAAGCACTAATTCGCCCATATCATCAAAAATACGAATAGGTTGATTTGGCTTAAATTCAGTACTGGGATCACACCATTTACCTAATTGCCAACGGCGATGACCGTAGCCTTGTACCAAAAAAACGTCATATTCATCATAATGTTTTCCCACTGAACCGCCTTTCGGCGCATAGGACACCATAATATCATCACGTTGCCATTGTGGAATAAAGCTGAATTTTTGCCATAAATCGCCTAATTCCGTTGACCATTGCTCCATATTTTGTACTAACACTGACCATTTTTCTGCCAGTTGACTAAAATCTTGAGCGGTAAGTGGGCTGGCTTTAAAACTCCAATGATCCCCTTGATGCAGTTGTAATAAACGAGCCGTTACTTCTTGTTGTTGAGCTAATTCAATAATATCCTGAGGCTCAAATAAGCCCACAATTTCAGGTAAACCTTGGCGAATAATTAACGGTTTTTTTTGCCAATATTCAGATAAGAAGCGTTCTGCGGTGATTTCTTTGGGTAAACAATGTTGCATAGTTTGTTCCTTATTTTTGCTTAATGGGCTGGCGACTGATTTTTCTGTGCTTTTTCGTTTTGGCGTTTTAATTTCTCGGCTTCTTTTTGCTGTTCCGCCCGTTTACGCCGAATTTCTTTAGGATCAGCTAATAAAGGGCGATAGATCTCAATACGATCCCCCGGATTGACCACATCGGTTAATTTAGCAGGACGACTGAAAATACCGATTTTATTTTGGCGTAAATCAATTTCCGTATATTGTTGTAAAATCCCTGATTGTAAAATAGCACTTTGAATTGTGCTACCCCTATCCACTTGCAAGGTTTTTAAATAATAATGATCAGGTAAAGCATAAGCCAATTCAATCTGAATTTTAGACATCATAAACCTCTTTGGCACGTTGTTTAAAGGCATTCACCATACGTTGCGTAAGTTCGGTAAAAATTTTGCCAAAAGCAAAGGAAATCAGCGGATTAGCAAATTCAAAATTGAGATTTAAGCGAATTTGACAACTTTGCTCATCAATTTCATCAAAACACCATTCGCCCTGCAAATGTTTAAAAGGGCCTTCAACCAGTTGCATTTGAATTGTACGATAAGGCGTTAAAAGGTTACGCGTGGAAAAGCTGTGTTGTATGCCCGCTTTGCTAATGGTTAATTCGCCGATAAGTTCATTTTCTTGTTGTAAAATAGAACGAGTGGCAATACAGCCCGGCACAAATTCGGGATAGCGAGCATAATCATTAACCAGTTGATACATTTGCTGACAGCTATAAGGTACTAAGGCAGAAGTGGTAATTTGTGGCATTTTCTCGTTATCTAATTTCATGTTTTCGGTTATTATATGCAAAACTTAACCAGAAATTAAGGAAAAATATGTTTCAATCAGTAAGTTGGTTATGGTTTGCCTTAGGTTCAGCATTTTTTGCCGGTTTAACGGCTATTTTGGGTAAACTTGGGGTAGAGGGGTTAAATAGCAATTTAGCCACATTTATTCGCACTATTGTGGTGTTGCTTGTCGCAGGGTTAATTATCACATTACGCAATGAATGGCGATTACCTCAGCATATTGTGGCTAAACCCTTGACCTTTTTGATTTTATCAGGTGTTGCCACAGGGTTATCTTGGCTATTATATTATCGTGCGTTACAACTCGCCCCCGCCTCTTGGGTTGCCCCCATTGATAAATTAAGTGTGGTAATTGCCATTATTCTCGGCATTGTGATTTTAGGTGAACCTCTTAGCTGGCAATTAATCATTGGGGCAAGTTTGATTGTGGCAGGCGTTTTAGTGTTAGCTTGGTAATGATTGAGCCATTTCCCCTTTTCCGCTACAATAGCCGTTTATTTTTACGGTAACTGCTAACAAGATAAAATATGGCTGATATTAAATTAATTGTGGGATTGGGAAATCCCGGCGAAAAATATGCCGAAACAAGACATAATGCGGGTGAGTGGCTAATTGAACAGTTAGCCGAGCATTTTGCTTTTCAATTAAAAATGGAGGCAAAATTTTTTGGCAAAACTGCCCGCACTTTATTAAATGGCGAAGAGGTTCGCTTTTTAATTCCCACCACCTTTATGAATTTAAGTGGCAAAGCCGTTGCTGCTCTGGCGAATTTCTATCGTATTCAGCCTGAGCAAATTTTAATTGCTCATGATGAATTAGATTTACCGGCAGGCGTGGCAAAAATAAAACAAGGTGGGGGACATGGTGGACATAATGGCTTGCGTGATAGCATTGCACAATTAGCCAATAATAAAAATTTTTACCGTTTGCGTATTGGGATTGGACACCCGGGCAGCAAGGAATTGGTTGCGCCTTATGTGCTAAGTAAGCCCTCGCCAAATGATCGAGCTTTAATTGAGCAAGCCTTACAGCAAGCAGTTAAGTCTATTGATTTATTGTTTAAGCAAGGCATTGTAAAAGCCACTAATCAATTAAATGCGTTTAAAGCAAATTTATAGTCATTCCACTTAAAATAATACAGTGTTGGCACGCCGTCTTGTCTTATTTTAAATTGAAACGATTATAATTAAATCAGCCCTAGGCTGAACGAGTTTATTAACGAAAGGAAACATTATGGGATTTAAATGTGGTATTGTTGGGTTACCCAATGTTGGGAAATCCACACTTTTTAATGCGTTAACCAAAGCTGGCATTGAGGCGGCAAATTATCCGTTTTGTACGATTGAGCCAAATACTGGGGTCGTACCGATGCCTGATCCTCGCTTACAAGCCTTAGCAGATATTGTAAAGCCTGAGCGGGTATTACCTACTACCATGGAGTTTGTGGACATTGCTGGATTAGTGGCTGGAGCAAGTAAAGGCGAAGGGCTTGGTAATAAATTTCTTGCGAATATTCGTGAAACAGATGCCATTGGACATGTGGTTCGTTGTTTTGAAAATGACGATATTGTTCATGTGGCAGGGAAAATTGATCCCGCTGAAGATATTGACACCATTAACACCGAATTGGCTTTAGCGGATTTAGATAGCTGTGAAAAAGCCATTCAACGTTTAACCAAACGAGCGAAAGGTGGTGATAAAGAGGCAAAATTTGAATTAGCAGTAATGGAAAAAATCTTGCCTGTGTTGGAAAATGCTGGAATGATCCGTGCTATTGGTTTAGATAAAGAGGAATTACAGGCGATCAAAGGCTACAATTTCTTGACGTTAAAGCCAACCATGTATATTGCTAATGTGAATGAAGATGGTTTTGAAAATAATCCTTATCTTGATCGTGTGCGAGAAATTGCTGAAAAAGAGGGAGCGGTTGTTGTGCCTGTATGTGCGGCGATTGAGGCAGAAATTGCTGAATTAGAAGAGGAAGAAAAAACCGATTTTTTACAAGAATTAGGTTTAGATGAACCCGGTTTAAATCGTGTTATCCGAGCGGGTTATAAATTATTGAATTTACAAACTTATTTTACTGCTGGCGTTAAAGAAGTGCGAGCTTGGACAGTCTCTATTGGGGCAACAGCTCCAAAAGCTGCCTCGGTTATCCATACCGACTTTGAAAAAGGTTTTATTCGTGCCGAAGTAATTGCCTATCAAGATTTTATCCAATATCAAGGCGAAAATGGGGCGAAAGAAGCAGGAAAATGGCGTTTAGAAGGAAAAGATTACATTGTACAAGATGGTGATGTAATGCATTTCCGTTTTAATGTGTAGAATAAAGTATTAACTTAACTTCTAAAAATTAGCCAATTTTTTGAATTGGCTAATTTCTCTTTAAAGTGCGGTTGTTTCTAGCAAAATTTTTAGGTTATATCGTTTTAATTTGATATAAACAAGAAATAGTACAACAAAGAGTGTTATGCTGTACTATTTTAAAGTGGGACGAATTTTAACGTTTTACCCAATAAGCCTTAACCTTGCTATTCTCGGCATGAAGTTGTCGTGTTTCTCGCAAATATTTACGTAGTGCTTTGGCGGTTTTTTGTTCCGTTGCTCCCCAAACTTTGTCAATACGAGGCTGCTGTTGCAGAATATCAATTAATTTTTCTGTTAAATTCTGTTGATCAAGATAATAGACTTGGCTATTTGTTGGGAGATAATCCTTTAAATACGCTTGTTCTGAATTTTGGTGAGCGATACTAATAACAATAGGTGCAAGGGGATTTTTCCAATCTTCCAATAATTTGGCTAATGTTGGGAAAGCGGTTTCATCGCCGAATAATACGGCTTGCCCAGTGTTCAAATGGGCTGTTTTTTCATAATGTAGAGAACTGGCGTGTAAAATATCGCCAACTTGTAAGGATTTAGCCCAGTTTGAACCAAGGCTATCATTATGTAGGTAAATATCCACCACCGCTAATTCAAGGGTTTGATGATCAATGTACTGCTTTTCATATTTGCGTAAGCTGTAATAACGTTTGGCTTGCCCTGCTAATTGTTGTTCGCTAGGACGTTGAGGAAAGCGCGCTAGGGTAAAGACCCAAGCTAAGCCAGCTTCTGCTTGCACTAATGGTTGCAAGGGGATAAGCCAAAGGCGTAAAAAGTTAGCACTGATTGCTTGGCTTTGTTGTACTTGGAAATAATAATGGGAGTTTGTAATAGGCTTTTCACATTGTTGTATCGCTGTTATGGCGAGCTGTCTAACGTTGAATTCTATTTCTCCCTCCGTTAAAAAGGGAACAAAATGGCTTTGCTTTTGCCCCTCGAGAGTAATCTCTAATTGCATACCTTGTTCAAAGAGATCGGCAAAATGGGCGTGTTCAACCTTAGGATCAATAAATACCTGAGCAATAGCAAGCAATTCTTGATGATGATCATCATTCACATGCTCAATAATATCTAATTTACGATTTATATCGTTAATGGCAGTTTTTTCTGTCATTGGTTATCCTTAACATTGATTATATAGTTGTTCTATTTATGGGAGCTATGTTAAAGGTTAATGTTTAGAAAGTAAATGATAATTATTTGTATAGTTATTTCATACTATGTTGGCAGGTTTTGTCTTTAAAATAACGATATAATGTTAAGCGGAAAATTTTGCAAAAAATAACCGCACTTTTGGGGTGCGGTTAAGGGGGTAAGTTATTTCTGTGGTGCTTGCATAAAGCGGAAGAAATCACTATCAGGTTTTAAAATCATGATATTGTTATCATTGTCTTTAAAACTTTTCTCATAGGCTTGTAAACTACGCACAAAGCTATAAAATTCGGGTTCTTGGCTAAAGGCATCGGCATAGATTTTCGCCGCAGTAGCATCACCCGTGCCGCGTAATTCTTGGGCGGTTCTATTGGCATTAGCCAAAATTAAGGTAACTTTACGATCTACATCCGCTTGGATAAAGGCTGCTTTTTCCTTACCCTGTGAACGATGCTCTCTTGCTACTGCATCACGCTCGGCACGCATACGTTGATAAATAGAAGAAGAAACTTCGTCAGGTAAGTTAATTTGTTTTACCCTTACATCAATTACTTCAATACCCAATTCGGAAGTGCTATCTGCCCCTGTATTTAAAGCACGTCTTGCACCAGCCATTAATTCGCCACGCGTACCAGAAACAATGTCTTTAATGGTTCTTGAACCGATTTCTGAACGTAAACGGTCGTTGACTTTACGGCGTAATAAGTTAGCGGCTTGGGTATAATCGCCACCGCCAGTAGTGGTATAGAAACGTCCAAAATCACTAATTTTCCATTTCACATAAGAATCCACCCAAAGATCCTTTTTCTCTACGGTAACAAAGCGATCAGGTTGTCCGTCCAAGGTTTGAATACGGGCATCAAGAATTTTAATGCTATCAATAAATGGGGTTTTAAAATGTAAACCGGGTTCATAAACCACCACTTTATTGTCTGCATCACGATGCACCTTACCAAAACGTAACATAATGCCTCGTGATCCCTCTTGGACAATCACAATACTGGAATATAAAAGGGCAAGAATAATTAAAATAACTGGAGTTAAAAACTTACGCATTAGTTAAATCTCCCTTGGCGTGTAGTGTTACGTTGTTCAATACTTGATGACGATGAGGTTTGTTTGGCATCAGATTGACTTGATGAGCCTTTTAGCTGAGGTGGATTGCTTGCTTGACTGCTATTTTCTCTGCTGGAAAGTTCATCGTTTTTTAATGCTTTACCTTGTAAAATTTGTTCCAATGGTAATACAGTGAGATTATTGCCATTGTGGCTATCCAACATTACTTTTGGTGTATTCGCCATAACTTTTTCTAAGGTTTGAATATATAAACGTTCACGCATCACTTCAGGGGCAACACGAAATTCTGGTAATAAGCGAGTGAAACGTTCCACTTCCCCTTGTGCATCTAACACCACTTGATCTTTATATGCCGTAGCTTGCTCGATCATACGTTGTGCTTCACCTCGCGCGATAGGTTCACGCTCTCTTGCATAAGCCTCTGCCTCACGAATATAACGTTGTTCATCTTCTTGAGCTTTAATGGCATCATCAAATGCCGCTTTTACTTCTTCAGGCGGACGTGCGGATTGGAAGTTTACATCAATAATATTTAGCCCCATATCATAAGGCTGAATAATTTCTTCAAGGGAACGCCAAGTATTTTCTCTTACCACAGAACGTCCAGTGGTTAAAATATCGTCCATTGGCATATGACCAATAACATAACGTAAGGCACTGTCGGTGGCTTGATTTAAGCTGTCATCAGGATTGGTAACGCTAAACAGATATTTGGCTGGATCTTGCACCCGATATTGCACCGTCATTTCCACTTTAACCATATTTTCATCTTGGGTTAGCATTGCCCCTTGGGTTCTTAGCTCTTTAACTTGTTCCACGTTCACTGGGATAACACGATCAATAAAGGTTGGTTTCCAATTTAAACCCGGTTGGACGATAGAATGCAGTTCTCCAAACCGCATCACAACGCCACGTTCAGCCTCTTTAATGGTATAAAGCCCGCTTAATCCCCAGATCGCAACACCAATTACCGCAGCAATTGGCAATAATTTACCGAATTTAATATTGCCACCGTTGCCGTTGTGATTTGCGTTACCGTTTTTGTTACCACCGAGTTTTTTCAGTAAATTACTAAATATTTGCTCTAAATCTGGTGGACTTTGTTCATTACGAGAACGATCTTGATTTTGCCAACCATTCCCGCCATTATTATTTTGTCCGGGCTGTTGCCCGCCTTGTTGTCCCGGCTTTCCCCAAGGATCTTGATCTGACATAGCATTCTCCATTTTTTGCAGATAACTGACATTTGGCTACAAAGTTTAAACAAAATATGGGATTAAGTCTAATAAAAAGAATGGCTTGAATAAAAATTATCATTGTTGCTGGTTATTATAAGAAAATGATATATAAAATAAGGTATTCTTCTTGTCATACCTTGATATTCTCTTTTATAATCCCGCCACGCCGAAATTATTTTTGTTATAAAGGAAATCAAAATGAAATTATTTGCGAAAACTTTATTTGCTAGCCTTGCCCTTGTTTTAGGGATACAAACAGCTAATGCCTCTGAATTAGCAACACAGCTTGAAAAAACGAAAACCATTCGTGTGGGAACAGAAGGCACTTATGCCCCTTTTACTTTTCATAAAGATGGGCAATTAACAGGTTATGATATTGACGTGATGAACGAAGTAGCGAAACGTTTAGGCTTAACCGTTGAATATAAAGAAACCCAGTGGGACGGTATGTTTGCGGGCTTAAATGCTAAACGTTTTGATGTGATTGCTAATCAGGTAAGCCCAAACCCAGAGCGAGCGAAAAAATATGTATTCTCTGCGCCCTATAATGTTTCTCGTGCTGTAATTGTTACACGCGCTGACAATGACAAAATTCAGTCCTTTGCCGATTTAAAAGGGGTAAAATCCGCACAGTCTGCCACCAGTAACTATACTGAATTAGCGAAAAAATACGGGGCGAATTTAGTAACGGTTGATAGCTTGGCACAAAATTTAGAATTGGTAAAACAAGGGCGTGTTGATGCCACAGTGAATGAACAAATTGCGGTACTAGATTATTTCAGCAAACACCCAAATGCGGGTTTAAAAATTGCAGTGAAAAATGATGAAACCATTGGTTCTGCCTTTACATTCTTAAAAGGCAATGAAGATGTGGCTGAACAATTTAGCCAAGTGCTTGCTCAAATGCGTGCTGACGGCACATTAAAAGCCCTATCAATCAAGTGGTTTGGCGATGACATTACTGAATAATTTACTTGCCCAATTACCTTTTATGAATGCAGAACGAGCTGATTTAGCGATCAGCTCGTTTTTGCCAATGTTACAGGCGACGATCATCAATACCATTCCCCTTGCGATACTTTCTTTTGTGGGCGGTTTGATGATTGCAACAATTATTGCGTTAATTCGTACAACGCCAGCTAAATCAAAAATACATAAAATTTTGACCGCACTTTGTCGCTGTTATATTTCCATTATTCGTGGCACACCCTTATTGGTACAGATTTTTATTATTTTTTATGGGTTGCCAAGTTTAAATATTGTGCTTGATCCCTTTCCTACTGCGGTTATTGCCTTTTCATTAAATATTGGTGCCTATGCCGCAGAGATTGTGCGCGCCTCAATTTTGGCGATACCCAAAGGACAATGGGAAGCCTCTTATGCCATAGGTATGAATTATCGCCAAGCCTTTGTGCGTAC
Above is a window of Volucribacter amazonae DNA encoding:
- the xseA gene encoding exodeoxyribonuclease VII large subunit, translated to MNNSIYSVSQLNQAARLLLEQLGFIWLTGEISNFSQPVSGHWYLTLKDENAQVRCAMFRMKNARVSFRPQNGMQVLVRANVSLYEPRGDYQLIIESMQPAGDGLLQQQFDALKMKLASEGLFAQNLKKNLPHFSRKVGIITSLTGAALQDILHILARRDPTLAVVIYPTAVQGDEASAEIVQMIELANQRQEVDVLIVGRGGGSLEDLNCFNQENVARAIFRSVIPIISAVGHETDITIADFVADVRAATPSAAAELVSRDQKELQQQLLYKQQRLEMAIDRLFQYKNQQLKQALLRLQAQHPLTQLHQQHKQIQQLQHRLQFALQQQYEKKSQKLTALYTRLQQNPLPYQLKRQQQTLNQLHIRLQFAIKKYCQQQQYHFTKLTGQLDHLSPLKVLNRGYSVTQNMNNIPLTSIEQLSQNQQVKTQLADGYFFSQITALHKEK
- a CDS encoding cupin domain-containing protein; this encodes MQHCLPKEITAERFLSEYWQKKPLIIRQGLPEIVGLFEPQDIIELAQQQEVTARLLQLHQGDHWSFKASPLTAQDFSQLAEKWSVLVQNMEQWSTELGDLWQKFSFIPQWQRDDIMVSYAPKGGSVGKHYDEYDVFLVQGYGHRRWQLGKWCDPSTEFKPNQPIRIFDDMGELVLDEVMAPGDVLYVPSRMAHYGVAQDDCLTFSFGLRYPNMADLMENISQYLCQANSEFNLTDFHLPVRLSPQPQTTGELAPQDIQQIKQLLLATLSNSPQFDQLFQHALATTVSSRRYELLVSEEVSMPEEIMDVLQQQGWLSQDNNCKLIYTQQPLRIYANGEWIDELNPLESQLLQRLADGELIYWQDIQDLLSQVNEKENALALLLDSICNWLDDGWVLLNE
- a CDS encoding RnfH family protein; protein product: MMSKIQIELAYALPDHYYLKTLQVDRGSTIQSAILQSGILQQYTEIDLRQNKIGIFSRPAKLTDVVNPGDRIEIYRPLLADPKEIRRKRAEQQKEAEKLKRQNEKAQKNQSPAH
- a CDS encoding type II toxin-antitoxin system RatA family toxin; amino-acid sequence: MPQITTSALVPYSCQQMYQLVNDYARYPEFVPGCIATRSILQQENELIGELTISKAGIQHSFSTRNLLTPYRTIQMQLVEGPFKHLQGEWCFDEIDEQSCQIRLNLNFEFANPLISFAFGKIFTELTQRMVNAFKQRAKEVYDV
- a CDS encoding EamA family transporter, translated to MFQSVSWLWFALGSAFFAGLTAILGKLGVEGLNSNLATFIRTIVVLLVAGLIITLRNEWRLPQHIVAKPLTFLILSGVATGLSWLLYYRALQLAPASWVAPIDKLSVVIAIILGIVILGEPLSWQLIIGASLIVAGVLVLAW
- the pth gene encoding aminoacyl-tRNA hydrolase is translated as MADIKLIVGLGNPGEKYAETRHNAGEWLIEQLAEHFAFQLKMEAKFFGKTARTLLNGEEVRFLIPTTFMNLSGKAVAALANFYRIQPEQILIAHDELDLPAGVAKIKQGGGHGGHNGLRDSIAQLANNKNFYRLRIGIGHPGSKELVAPYVLSKPSPNDRALIEQALQQAVKSIDLLFKQGIVKATNQLNAFKANL
- the ychF gene encoding redox-regulated ATPase YchF, which codes for MGFKCGIVGLPNVGKSTLFNALTKAGIEAANYPFCTIEPNTGVVPMPDPRLQALADIVKPERVLPTTMEFVDIAGLVAGASKGEGLGNKFLANIRETDAIGHVVRCFENDDIVHVAGKIDPAEDIDTINTELALADLDSCEKAIQRLTKRAKGGDKEAKFELAVMEKILPVLENAGMIRAIGLDKEELQAIKGYNFLTLKPTMYIANVNEDGFENNPYLDRVREIAEKEGAVVVPVCAAIEAEIAELEEEEKTDFLQELGLDEPGLNRVIRAGYKLLNLQTYFTAGVKEVRAWTVSIGATAPKAASVIHTDFEKGFIRAEVIAYQDFIQYQGENGAKEAGKWRLEGKDYIVQDGDVMHFRFNV
- a CDS encoding siderophore-interacting protein, with the translated sequence MTEKTAINDINRKLDIIEHVNDDHHQELLAIAQVFIDPKVEHAHFADLFEQGMQLEITLEGQKQSHFVPFLTEGEIEFNVRQLAITAIQQCEKPITNSHYYFQVQQSQAISANFLRLWLIPLQPLVQAEAGLAWVFTLARFPQRPSEQQLAGQAKRYYSLRKYEKQYIDHQTLELAVVDIYLHNDSLGSNWAKSLQVGDILHASSLHYEKTAHLNTGQAVLFGDETAFPTLAKLLEDWKNPLAPIVISIAHQNSEQAYLKDYLPTNSQVYYLDQQNLTEKLIDILQQQPRIDKVWGATEQKTAKALRKYLRETRQLHAENSKVKAYWVKR
- the hflC gene encoding protease modulator HflC, with product MRKFLTPVILIILALLYSSIVIVQEGSRGIMLRFGKVHRDADNKVVVYEPGLHFKTPFIDSIKILDARIQTLDGQPDRFVTVEKKDLWVDSYVKWKISDFGRFYTTTGGGDYTQAANLLRRKVNDRLRSEIGSRTIKDIVSGTRGELMAGARRALNTGADSTSELGIEVIDVRVKQINLPDEVSSSIYQRMRAERDAVAREHRSQGKEKAAFIQADVDRKVTLILANANRTAQELRGTGDATAAKIYADAFSQEPEFYSFVRSLQAYEKSFKDNDNNIMILKPDSDFFRFMQAPQK
- the hflK gene encoding FtsH protease activity modulator HflK: MENAMSDQDPWGKPGQQGGQQPGQNNNGGNGWQNQDRSRNEQSPPDLEQIFSNLLKKLGGNKNGNANHNGNGGNIKFGKLLPIAAVIGVAIWGLSGLYTIKEAERGVVMRFGELHSIVQPGLNWKPTFIDRVIPVNVEQVKELRTQGAMLTQDENMVKVEMTVQYRVQDPAKYLFSVTNPDDSLNQATDSALRYVIGHMPMDDILTTGRSVVRENTWRSLEEIIQPYDMGLNIIDVNFQSARPPEEVKAAFDDAIKAQEDEQRYIREAEAYAREREPIARGEAQRMIEQATAYKDQVVLDAQGEVERFTRLLPEFRVAPEVMRERLYIQTLEKVMANTPKVMLDSHNGNNLTVLPLEQILQGKALKNDELSSRENSSQASNPPQLKGSSSQSDAKQTSSSSSIEQRNTTRQGRFN
- a CDS encoding amino acid ABC transporter substrate-binding protein, producing the protein MKLFAKTLFASLALVLGIQTANASELATQLEKTKTIRVGTEGTYAPFTFHKDGQLTGYDIDVMNEVAKRLGLTVEYKETQWDGMFAGLNAKRFDVIANQVSPNPERAKKYVFSAPYNVSRAVIVTRADNDKIQSFADLKGVKSAQSATSNYTELAKKYGANLVTVDSLAQNLELVKQGRVDATVNEQIAVLDYFSKHPNAGLKIAVKNDETIGSAFTFLKGNEDVAEQFSQVLAQMRADGTLKALSIKWFGDDITE
- a CDS encoding amino acid ABC transporter permease, which codes for MTLLNNLLAQLPFMNAERADLAISSFLPMLQATIINTIPLAILSFVGGLMIATIIALIRTTPAKSKIHKILTALCRCYISIIRGTPLLVQIFIIFYGLPSLNIVLDPFPTAVIAFSLNIGAYAAEIVRASILAIPKGQWEASYAIGMNYRQAFVRTIMPQAMRISVPPLSNTFISTVKDTSLASLVLVTELFRVAQNITASSYEFILIYSEAALIYWLVCFVLSILQERLEIRLSRHL